A genomic segment from Ignavibacteriales bacterium encodes:
- a CDS encoding OmpA family protein has protein sequence MILKKFRIQLGAEVFLFVFLLTNISTFAQADDPDCKPHPLFSNFPNSYTMHGGCSSMDFGELDIFENDEYVKKSGEFLSVRYQIYPNAKGKFPSNTELFTNFINAVKKAGGEVVRENIGSSFVHFKLKKGNDIYWIVVRGSSGDGQIISAYEIKSVRESLMNQSVVVTAEEIKKDIFSAGKSIIYGIYFDTGKSEIKPESDPTLDQITKFLKDNSNIKVFIVGHTDSDGKFESNMKLSKDRANAVVNLLVTKYGINKNRLQADGVGQLCPISTNSTDEGKKFNRRVEVVLQ, from the coding sequence ATGATCTTGAAGAAGTTTAGGATTCAATTGGGTGCAGAAGTTTTTCTTTTCGTTTTTTTATTAACTAACATTTCAACATTTGCACAAGCAGATGATCCGGATTGTAAACCGCACCCACTATTTTCTAATTTCCCTAACTCATATACTATGCATGGCGGCTGCTCAAGTATGGATTTTGGAGAACTAGACATATTTGAGAATGATGAGTATGTAAAAAAGTCCGGCGAATTTTTGTCTGTAAGATATCAGATCTACCCAAATGCAAAAGGCAAGTTTCCATCTAATACAGAACTGTTTACCAATTTTATTAATGCAGTTAAAAAAGCGGGCGGCGAAGTAGTACGAGAAAATATTGGATCAAGCTTCGTACATTTTAAATTAAAAAAGGGCAATGATATTTATTGGATAGTAGTAAGGGGTTCTTCCGGTGATGGCCAAATAATAAGCGCCTATGAAATTAAAAGTGTACGGGAATCACTTATGAATCAGTCTGTGGTGGTTACAGCTGAAGAAATAAAAAAAGATATTTTTTCGGCGGGAAAATCAATTATATATGGAATCTATTTTGATACTGGCAAATCAGAAATAAAGCCGGAATCAGATCCAACATTAGACCAAATAACAAAATTTTTGAAAGATAATTCAAACATAAAAGTTTTTATTGTTGGTCATACAGACAGTGATGGAAAGTTTGAAAGTAATATGAAGTTATCAAAGGACAGAGCTAATGCAGTGGTTAATTTATTAGTTACAAAATATGGGATTAATAAAAACCGTTTACAGGCAGATGGTGTTGGTCAGCTTTGTCCAATATCAACAAATTCAACGGATGAAGGGAAAAAGTTTAACAGAAGAGTTGAAGTTGTGCTGCAATAA
- a CDS encoding RNA-binding protein yields the protein MSTKLFVGSLPLSFNNEMLKQTFEKHGSVLTARVMTERPSGKSRGFGFVEMQNALDAYEAVKALNDSKIEGKSLVVNET from the coding sequence TTGAGCACTAAATTATTTGTGGGGTCACTCCCGCTGTCTTTTAACAACGAAATGTTAAAGCAAACATTTGAAAAACATGGTTCTGTATTAACAGCAAGAGTTATGACAGAACGACCCTCAGGTAAATCCAGAGGTTTTGGATTTGTTGAAATGCAAAACGCGTTAGATGCATACGAGGCTGTTAAAGCTCTTAATGATTCAAAAATTGAGGGAAAAAGTCTTGTTGTTAATGAAACTTGA
- a CDS encoding DUF559 domain-containing protein, which translates to MKFKTNRIIIPYNPALKEKARQLRNNSTKTEILLWTFLKGRQLRGYDFHRQKPIDEYIVDFFCNELLLAIEIDDGSHIGNEKYDAVRQEKLEKLGVQFLRFKDDDVFYNCDSVVKQIEKWIDDTTKQ; encoded by the coding sequence ATGAAATTCAAAACAAACAGAATAATAATTCCATACAATCCGGCATTAAAAGAAAAGGCGCGCCAGCTAAGAAACAACAGCACAAAAACAGAGATTCTACTCTGGACTTTTCTTAAAGGCAGACAATTACGCGGATATGACTTTCACAGGCAAAAACCAATTGATGAGTATATCGTAGACTTCTTTTGCAATGAACTATTGCTTGCGATTGAAATCGATGATGGTTCACACATTGGCAATGAAAAATACGATGCAGTACGACAAGAAAAATTAGAAAAGCTTGGTGTACAGTTTCTCAGATTTAAAGATGATGATGTTTTCTACAACTGTGATTCAGTTGTTAAACAAATTGAGAAATGGATTGATGATACTACAAAACAATAG
- a CDS encoding DUF4234 domain-containing protein, whose product MIKKRNMLAQVGLIIITFGIYAIYWFYKISEEMKFVGKDMEASPALWTVLLFIPFANFWSYYKFSELYQKISSDNFNMWLLFVLWIVFAPAVWFIVQTEMNKKADQLSIGNL is encoded by the coding sequence ATGATCAAAAAAAGAAATATGCTGGCGCAAGTTGGGCTAATTATAATAACTTTTGGTATTTATGCTATCTACTGGTTCTATAAAATTTCGGAAGAAATGAAATTTGTCGGTAAAGATATGGAAGCCTCACCTGCATTGTGGACCGTTTTGCTTTTCATCCCCTTTGCTAATTTCTGGTCTTACTATAAGTTCTCAGAGCTTTATCAAAAAATTTCATCAGATAACTTTAATATGTGGCTGCTGTTTGTTTTGTGGATAGTGTTTGCACCTGCAGTTTGGTTTATCGTTCAAACAGAAATGAATAAAAAAGCAGATCAGCTAAGTATTGGTAATCTTTAA
- a CDS encoding RNA-binding protein — protein sequence MSTKLFVGSLPWSVNDEKLKETFEAHGSVLSAKIIMDRDTNKSRGFGFVEMENSSDASKAIKALNETEIDGRNIVVNEAKARS from the coding sequence GTGAGTACTAAGTTATTTGTGGGTTCACTCCCATGGTCGGTAAACGACGAAAAGTTAAAAGAAACATTTGAAGCACATGGCTCTGTATTATCTGCAAAGATAATCATGGATCGTGATACAAATAAATCCAGAGGTTTTGGATTTGTTGAAATGGAAAATTCTTCAGATGCAAGCAAAGCAATAAAAGCTTTGAACGAAACAGAAATCGATGGAAGAAATATAGTAGTTAATGAAGCTAAAGCACGCAGCTAA
- a CDS encoding isoprenylcysteine carboxylmethyltransferase family protein has product MSDKMKITGVAPLIAVPTFVYLIITAIISYLSKPVFSIIKNDGTVLIYLGAALIIPGVIMVAACGRRLLKFFDKNKLMTEGLYKIFRDPMYVAYLIFIIPGICLLFNSWLVLTTIILNYFLFSSLKKREHKYLEEKFGAEYKAYLDKVIIKFL; this is encoded by the coding sequence ATGAGTGATAAAATGAAAATAACCGGTGTTGCCCCTCTTATTGCTGTACCAACTTTTGTATATCTAATAATAACTGCAATAATAAGTTATCTATCAAAGCCAGTCTTTTCAATTATCAAAAATGATGGTACTGTTCTTATCTACCTGGGTGCTGCATTAATTATACCCGGTGTTATTATGGTAGCTGCGTGCGGTAGAAGATTATTAAAGTTTTTTGATAAGAATAAACTTATGACTGAGGGACTTTATAAAATTTTCAGAGATCCGATGTACGTTGCTTATCTTATTTTTATAATACCCGGTATTTGTTTGCTGTTTAACTCCTGGCTTGTACTTACCACCATAATATTAAACTACTTTCTGTTTTCTTCTCTCAAAAAAAGAGAACATAAGTATCTTGAAGAAAAATTTGGCGCCGAGTATAAAGCTTACCTGGATAAAGTAATCATTAAATTTTTATAG
- a CDS encoding zinc ribbon domain-containing protein: MKEEELFCSVCNRVVKQEDEICPHCGSDLIEFEDESPSERKYKVLMRIRESIKIFISVLGAALIIGLLYGIFRKDMDIIMLTIVPIIDIGMLLIFFELIKVFIDLEQNSRTQTRLLNKLLKK, translated from the coding sequence ATGAAAGAAGAAGAATTGTTTTGCTCAGTTTGTAACCGCGTTGTAAAACAAGAAGATGAAATCTGTCCTCACTGTGGTTCAGATCTGATTGAGTTCGAAGACGAATCACCGTCAGAAAGAAAATATAAAGTTCTTATGAGGATAAGAGAAAGCATTAAAATATTTATTTCTGTTTTAGGTGCCGCACTAATCATCGGTCTGCTTTATGGCATTTTCCGTAAAGATATGGATATAATAATGCTTACTATCGTTCCTATTATAGATATAGGTATGCTTCTGATCTTTTTTGAATTAATTAAAGTTTTTATAGATCTGGAACAAAACTCCAGAACCCAAACGAGATTATTAAACAAGCTCTTGAAAAAATAG
- a CDS encoding RNA-binding protein yields the protein MSTKLFVGSLPFSVSDTTLKETFEKHGTVLSAKVVMDRDTNRSRGFGFVEMENPTDATKAIKALHESAIDGRNIVVNEAKARN from the coding sequence GTGAGTACTAAATTATTTGTAGGTTCTCTACCCTTTTCGGTTAGCGACACAACTTTAAAAGAAACATTTGAAAAACATGGTACTGTATTATCTGCAAAGGTTGTTATGGACCGGGATACCAATAGATCCAGAGGTTTTGGATTTGTTGAAATGGAAAATCCTACGGATGCAACTAAAGCTATTAAAGCTTTACACGAATCAGCAATTGATGGAAGAAATATTGTAGTTAACGAAGCTAAAGCTCGCAACTAG
- a CDS encoding TonB-dependent receptor, producing MLKKNFYTFFLILVCSASILSQTKITGKITDENNQPLPGANVYLKDTYDGVSSEADGSFSFITDEEGEFVLVVSFVGYQSHSENITIDRKEKYLKIQLKEESTELGAVVISAGSFEASDENKAVILRPLDILTTGADGDIYSTLETLPGTQQIGETDGLFVRGGSASETKTLIDEMTVQNPFYGSVPDIPSRGRFSPMLFKGTIFSTGGYSAQYGQALSSVLVLKTQDLPPKTQSAINIMPLGLGGSHTQLWEKSSFSFEGGYYNLGPYFQIQKQRPDWDKAPESFAGSANFRYKTSQTGMLKAFTSFSTGSLSLYFPNLDSLPQKDFYHQKSNNFFVNTNYRDILWDDWTLFAGYSVGVDKIDNKINNNLANTDDIFHTGKVTITKNVLSNAFLTFGGEIQNLDHSNSFNDLIGNTNETYLAGYLETEVFFTNDFAGRIGVRTEHSKLLDKTNFAPRLSFAYRLGAYDQLNFAYGKFYQTPDPDILLFSKNFEFENSDHYILNYQYIGTDRTFRIEAYYKNYDNLSKGSVVSYPYFNVPVVPFGSNGRGYAKGIDIFWRDKETFEHVDYWISYSYLDTKREFKNYPSLASPPFSTPHTFSIVAKRWIQPITTLVGLTYTFATGRPYFNPNNPEFLGDRGKNYQNFSLNASYITNIFGNFTVVFFSVDNVLGYHNIYGYNYSTDGTISIPILPAAHRSVFFGLFISLGETNPY from the coding sequence ATGCTGAAGAAAAATTTCTATACTTTTTTTTTGATTCTTGTTTGTTCGGCATCTATTCTGTCACAAACAAAAATCACGGGTAAAATTACGGATGAAAACAATCAACCGCTTCCGGGGGCAAATGTGTATTTAAAAGACACTTATGATGGAGTTTCTTCAGAGGCCGATGGGAGTTTTTCATTTATTACAGACGAAGAAGGAGAATTTGTTTTAGTTGTCAGTTTTGTTGGATATCAATCTCACTCAGAAAACATAACCATAGACAGGAAAGAAAAATATCTTAAGATTCAACTAAAAGAAGAATCTACGGAGCTTGGCGCAGTTGTTATTTCTGCTGGTTCCTTTGAAGCCAGTGATGAAAATAAAGCGGTCATTCTTCGCCCGCTTGATATTCTAACAACCGGTGCCGATGGAGATATTTATTCCACGTTAGAAACTTTACCAGGCACGCAGCAGATAGGAGAAACCGATGGATTATTTGTGCGCGGCGGTTCTGCATCAGAAACTAAAACACTCATTGATGAAATGACAGTACAAAATCCTTTTTACGGAAGTGTCCCGGATATTCCTTCGCGAGGGAGATTTTCACCAATGTTATTTAAAGGTACAATCTTTAGCACAGGCGGTTACTCCGCACAGTATGGGCAGGCGCTTTCCTCTGTGCTTGTTCTTAAAACACAAGACCTTCCGCCCAAAACACAAAGCGCAATTAACATAATGCCGCTTGGGCTTGGAGGATCGCACACACAGCTCTGGGAAAAATCTTCATTCTCTTTTGAAGGTGGATACTATAATCTTGGACCATACTTTCAAATTCAAAAGCAGAGACCCGACTGGGATAAAGCACCGGAAAGTTTTGCCGGGTCGGCGAATTTTAGATATAAAACATCTCAAACGGGTATGTTGAAAGCGTTTACATCATTTAGCACAGGCTCGCTTTCTCTTTACTTTCCCAATCTTGATAGCCTGCCCCAAAAGGATTTTTATCATCAAAAGAGTAATAACTTTTTTGTTAATACAAACTACCGTGATATTCTCTGGGATGACTGGACTTTGTTCGCGGGTTATTCCGTTGGTGTGGATAAAATTGATAATAAGATTAATAATAATCTTGCAAACACAGATGATATTTTTCACACAGGAAAAGTTACGATTACAAAAAATGTTTTATCAAATGCCTTTTTAACTTTTGGTGGAGAGATTCAAAACCTCGATCATTCAAATTCGTTTAATGATCTAATCGGAAACACTAACGAAACATATCTTGCCGGATATCTTGAAACAGAAGTATTTTTTACAAATGATTTTGCCGGTAGAATTGGCGTAAGAACAGAACACTCAAAACTGCTGGACAAAACTAATTTTGCGCCGCGTTTATCTTTTGCTTACAGACTTGGAGCGTATGATCAGCTTAACTTTGCCTACGGAAAATTCTACCAAACTCCCGATCCGGACATTCTCTTATTTTCAAAAAATTTCGAGTTTGAAAATTCTGATCATTACATTCTGAATTATCAATACATCGGCACAGATAGAACATTCAGGATAGAGGCATATTATAAAAACTATGATAACCTTTCAAAGGGAAGTGTAGTTTCATATCCCTATTTTAATGTGCCTGTTGTGCCATTTGGCAGTAATGGCAGAGGTTATGCAAAAGGTATTGATATATTCTGGCGCGACAAAGAAACCTTTGAACATGTGGATTACTGGATTTCATATTCATATCTTGATACAAAACGTGAATTCAAGAATTATCCCTCACTCGCATCTCCGCCATTTTCTACCCCACACACATTTTCGATAGTTGCGAAAAGATGGATACAGCCAATAACCACATTGGTTGGACTAACCTATACCTTTGCAACGGGTCGGCCATATTTTAATCCAAATAATCCTGAGTTTTTGGGAGACAGAGGAAAAAACTATCAGAACTTTAGTCTAAATGCGAGCTACATAACAAATATATTCGGCAACTTTACAGTTGTTTTCTTTTCGGTGGATAATGTTTTGGGATACCATAACATTTACGGGTATAATTATTCAACGGATGGAACAATAAGCATTCCGATACTTCCGGCGGCACATCGTTCGGTATTTTTCGGCCTGTTTATTTCATTAGGTGAAACTAATCCATATTAA
- a CDS encoding tetratricopeptide repeat protein, producing MQKIISSVELAAILILFIVFLSTGCKQQVDDGKVAITTSSTNAKDDFIKGRDLFEKLRQRESLKYFEDAIAKDNKFAMAYYYHSLANPTTKGFFEDLDNAVENSESASEGEKLIILALKAGVDGNQKLQEEHLTKLVELFPKDERAHGLLGQFYFGQQEYEMAVEHLKKSTEITPNYTSSYNMLGYSYRNLENYTEAEKAFKKYIELIPDDPNPYDSYAEMLSKQGRYEESIKQYKKALEINSDFFNSKMGISNNLIYMNKYDEAIDNCDKSFTDAKNNGEKRFAIFTKVIAYVDEGNTNAALDEMQKQFDIAKSINDVGNMSGDLNAVGNILFEAQKFDEAKAKFTQALSVIENSNLSDEVKENNRRLNLYNLGRVALMTGNINEAKDFAAKFSKSTMEANNTFQMWLAHSFNGLIALHETDYKKAIGEFEKSSMQNPQTIYYLAVAYAKDGNKMEAKKYAEKCANFNALINLNQAFVRNKAKEMLTTL from the coding sequence ATGCAAAAAATTATTTCTTCAGTAGAACTGGCGGCAATTCTAATTCTTTTTATTGTCTTTTTATCAACAGGCTGTAAACAGCAAGTTGATGATGGAAAAGTAGCAATCACAACATCTTCAACAAACGCTAAAGATGATTTTATAAAAGGCAGGGATCTTTTTGAAAAATTGAGACAGCGGGAATCCTTAAAATATTTTGAAGATGCAATTGCAAAAGACAACAAGTTTGCAATGGCTTATTATTACCATTCACTTGCTAATCCAACGACAAAAGGATTTTTTGAAGATCTTGATAATGCAGTTGAAAATTCTGAAAGTGCATCTGAGGGGGAGAAACTAATCATCTTGGCATTAAAAGCAGGCGTAGATGGAAATCAGAAATTACAGGAAGAACATCTTACCAAACTTGTTGAGCTTTTTCCTAAAGATGAAAGAGCCCATGGACTATTGGGTCAATTTTATTTTGGCCAGCAGGAATATGAAATGGCGGTTGAGCACTTAAAAAAATCTACTGAAATTACACCAAATTATACCTCATCTTACAATATGCTTGGTTACTCTTATAGAAATTTAGAAAACTATACAGAAGCAGAAAAAGCATTCAAAAAATACATAGAACTAATTCCCGATGATCCAAACCCGTATGATTCTTATGCGGAGATGTTATCCAAACAAGGCCGTTATGAAGAATCAATAAAACAATATAAAAAGGCTCTTGAAATAAATTCTGATTTCTTTAACTCGAAAATGGGAATATCTAATAATCTTATTTATATGAATAAATATGATGAGGCAATAGATAATTGCGATAAAAGTTTTACTGATGCAAAAAACAACGGAGAAAAAAGATTTGCAATCTTTACAAAAGTAATTGCTTATGTTGATGAAGGAAATACAAATGCAGCTTTAGATGAAATGCAAAAACAGTTCGATATAGCAAAAAGTATTAATGATGTCGGAAATATGTCCGGCGATTTAAATGCAGTGGGCAATATTCTTTTTGAAGCTCAAAAATTTGATGAAGCAAAAGCTAAGTTTACACAAGCGTTGTCTGTTATAGAAAATTCAAATTTGTCTGATGAAGTTAAAGAAAATAACAGAAGATTGAATCTTTATAATCTAGGCAGGGTTGCTTTAATGACGGGCAATATTAATGAGGCAAAAGATTTTGCAGCAAAGTTCAGCAAAAGCACAATGGAAGCAAATAACACTTTTCAAATGTGGCTTGCACATTCTTTTAATGGATTAATTGCTCTGCATGAAACTGATTATAAAAAGGCTATCGGTGAATTTGAAAAATCTAGTATGCAAAATCCGCAAACAATATATTATCTGGCCGTGGCTTATGCAAAGGATGGAAATAAAATGGAAGCAAAAAAATATGCAGAGAAGTGTGCTAACTTTAATGCACTGATTAACCTTAACCAGGCTTTTGTAAGAAACAAAGCAAAAGAAATGTTAACAACATTATAA
- a CDS encoding citrate (Si)-synthase, whose amino-acid sequence MSRLKKQVQDKIEAWRPRTTRLLKEFGNVKVDEVDISQVIGGARDIKSLVTDISYLDPMEGIRFRGFTIPEVMEKLPKVPGGEMPYVEGFFFFLLTGDIPSMEDVQEVAEEFRKRHVVPKYVFDILKAMPKDSHPMVMFSTAILAMQRESEFVKEYNTGHLKKNDYWSPTYEDGLNLLAKLPGIAAFIYRWKYKNGDIIESDSKLDLGGNFAHMMGIAKPYDDVARMYFILHSDHESGNVSAHAGHLVASALSDLYYSISAMTNGLAGPLHGLANQEVLSWLQGVYDSMGGKVPTEEEMKKFVWDTLKGGQVIPGFGHAVLRKTDPRYQAQREFCLKHLPNDPLFKYVDLLFKVVPPILLEQGKAKNPWPNVDAQSGVIQWYYGLKEYDFYTVLFSVGRALGVVANIIWDRGLGYPLERPKSVTTAMLEEAAGIK is encoded by the coding sequence GTGCAAGGGATATTAAAAGTTTGGTAACAGATATTTCTTATCTCGATCCGATGGAAGGAATTCGTTTCCGTGGTTTTACAATTCCCGAAGTAATGGAAAAACTTCCAAAGGTTCCAGGTGGTGAGATGCCTTATGTTGAAGGCTTCTTTTTCTTCTTATTAACTGGTGACATTCCTTCGATGGAAGATGTGCAGGAAGTTGCTGAAGAATTTAGAAAAAGACACGTTGTTCCTAAATATGTTTTTGATATTCTAAAAGCGATGCCTAAAGATTCGCATCCAATGGTAATGTTCTCAACGGCAATACTTGCAATGCAGCGCGAATCTGAATTTGTAAAAGAATATAATACAGGTCATTTAAAGAAAAATGATTATTGGTCACCTACATATGAGGATGGTTTAAATCTTCTTGCAAAACTTCCCGGCATAGCTGCTTTTATTTATAGATGGAAATACAAAAACGGTGATATAATTGAATCAGATTCTAAGCTTGATCTTGGTGGAAATTTTGCACATATGATGGGCATTGCAAAACCTTACGATGATGTTGCAAGAATGTATTTCATTCTCCACAGCGATCACGAAAGCGGAAATGTTAGCGCACATGCAGGACATCTTGTTGCAAGCGCACTTTCTGATCTTTACTATTCTATCTCTGCAATGACAAACGGACTTGCAGGACCATTACACGGGCTTGCAAACCAGGAAGTGCTAAGCTGGCTGCAGGGTGTTTATGATAGTATGGGCGGCAAAGTTCCAACAGAAGAAGAAATGAAAAAGTTTGTTTGGGATACTTTAAAAGGCGGACAGGTAATTCCGGGATTTGGTCATGCGGTTCTAAGAAAAACTGATCCACGTTACCAGGCACAAAGAGAGTTTTGTTTAAAACATTTGCCAAACGATCCATTATTTAAATATGTTGATCTGCTCTTTAAAGTTGTTCCGCCGATTTTATTGGAACAAGGCAAGGCAAAAAATCCATGGCCAAATGTTGATGCACAATCAGGGGTTATACAGTGGTACTACGGTTTAAAGGAATATGATTTCTATACAGTTCTATTTTCTGTTGGCAGAGCGCTTGGCGTTGTTGCAAATATTATTTGGGATCGCGGTCTCGGCTATCCGCTTGAAAGACCAAAATCTGTTACAACTGCAATGCTTGAAGAAGCTGCAGGAATAAAATAA
- a CDS encoding antibiotic biosynthesis monooxygenase: MVKNTLKTFLFFFALTVFLTAYPQEKSESVNKENNSLTVLVKYKSQPEKEAEALSALNTLLQQVKKEPNFVNIKVLVDPADKTNILLYEEWSDESYYKGDHANTPHLQKFMVEARKFLAGPPEITFWKLNNNYTID; this comes from the coding sequence ATGGTAAAAAACACTTTAAAAACATTTCTGTTCTTTTTTGCTTTAACGGTTTTTCTTACTGCTTATCCACAAGAAAAATCAGAATCGGTAAACAAAGAAAATAACAGCCTTACTGTGCTGGTTAAATACAAATCACAGCCGGAAAAAGAGGCGGAAGCTCTCTCTGCTCTAAATACACTTTTACAGCAAGTAAAAAAAGAACCAAACTTTGTTAATATAAAAGTACTTGTTGATCCCGCAGATAAAACAAACATTCTGCTTTATGAGGAGTGGTCGGATGAATCATATTATAAGGGTGATCATGCCAACACACCGCATCTTCAAAAATTTATGGTTGAGGCACGTAAATTTTTAGCAGGTCCGCCGGAGATTACTTTTTGGAAATTGAATAATAACTATACTATAGATTAG
- a CDS encoding NmrA/HSCARG family protein, whose amino-acid sequence MSEKKVIAVLGSTGAQGGGLVRSILADKNGEFAVRALTRDVNSDKAKALAKMGVELVAVDIDNEESLNKAFKGAYGVYAVTFFWEHFSPEKEIAQAKSIANAAKNAGVKHIIWSTLEDSRNWIPLSDNRMPTLGDGKYKVPHFDAKGESDKFFTDQKLPVTFLLTSFYWENFIYFGMGPKKGPDGKLALNIPLGDKKLPGISAEDIGKSAHSIFKKGNEFIGKKIGISGAHLTGKMMADSLTKALGQEVVYNAVPFDVFRGFGFPGADDLGNMFQFNHDFAEYFCGARSIDFSKSLNPQLLGFDQWLANNKSKIPLE is encoded by the coding sequence ATGTCAGAAAAAAAAGTTATAGCCGTGCTTGGTTCAACTGGCGCGCAAGGCGGCGGATTGGTTCGTTCAATTCTTGCGGATAAAAATGGAGAGTTTGCGGTTCGTGCTTTAACCCGGGATGTAAATTCAGATAAAGCAAAAGCATTAGCAAAAATGGGCGTTGAGCTTGTTGCTGTTGATATCGATAACGAAGAAAGCTTAAACAAGGCTTTTAAAGGAGCCTATGGTGTTTATGCTGTTACTTTTTTCTGGGAACATTTTTCACCCGAGAAAGAAATAGCTCAGGCAAAATCAATTGCAAACGCAGCAAAGAATGCAGGTGTAAAACATATTATCTGGTCAACACTAGAAGATTCGAGAAACTGGATTCCGTTAAGCGATAACAGAATGCCAACTTTAGGCGATGGCAAGTATAAGGTTCCGCATTTTGATGCCAAGGGCGAATCCGACAAATTTTTTACTGATCAAAAGCTTCCGGTTACATTTTTATTAACCTCTTTTTACTGGGAAAATTTTATCTATTTTGGAATGGGACCAAAAAAAGGACCTGATGGAAAACTTGCTCTCAATATCCCGCTTGGTGATAAAAAATTGCCGGGTATTTCAGCAGAAGATATTGGTAAATCAGCACATAGTATATTTAAAAAGGGAAATGAATTTATTGGTAAAAAAATAGGCATTAGCGGAGCTCACCTTACCGGAAAAATGATGGCAGATTCTCTCACTAAAGCACTTGGACAGGAAGTTGTTTACAATGCAGTTCCGTTTGATGTTTTCAGAGGCTTTGGTTTTCCGGGTGCAGATGATCTTGGCAATATGTTTCAGTTTAATCACGATTTTGCCGAGTATTTCTGCGGGGCAAGAAGTATTGATTTTTCTAAATCACTCAACCCCCAGCTGCTAGGTTTTGATCAATGGCTTGCTAATAATAAATCTAAAATTCCTTTAGAATAA